The following coding sequences are from one bacterium window:
- a CDS encoding helical backbone metal receptor, which produces MKKKLFLLIFSLYCFVSAEKIPERIVSLGPAITEDIFLLGKGDKIIGNTIYCTRPEEAKYKEKVGNVIDVNIEKIYSLKPDIVFATNLTNPKDVKKLRDLGIRVEIISYSLNFKQLCNDFIKIGKIIGKEKEAKEIVEKVKREIEEIKKKSKRKKPKVLIQVGTRPLWVAGTDSFVNDIIEFTGGENVIKGKGGIYSMEEIIKLNPEIIIITTMGIDTEEEKKNWKKYNMIDAVKNDKIFVVDSDKICSPTPLSFVEVVKELRRRTGFGND; this is translated from the coding sequence ATGAAAAAAAAGTTATTTTTATTAATTTTTTCTTTATACTGTTTTGTTTCTGCTGAAAAAATTCCTGAAAGGATTGTTTCTCTTGGACCTGCTATTACTGAAGATATTTTTTTACTTGGCAAAGGGGATAAAATTATTGGAAATACTATATACTGCACAAGACCAGAAGAAGCAAAATACAAGGAAAAAGTGGGTAATGTAATTGATGTTAATATTGAAAAGATTTATTCATTAAAGCCTGATATAGTATTTGCAACAAACTTAACAAATCCAAAGGATGTGAAAAAATTGAGAGATTTAGGAATAAGAGTTGAAATTATAAGTTATTCTTTAAATTTCAAGCAACTTTGTAATGACTTTATAAAAATAGGGAAGATTATAGGAAAAGAAAAAGAAGCAAAAGAAATTGTGGAAAAAGTAAAAAGAGAAATAGAAGAGATTAAGAAAAAATCAAAAAGAAAAAAGCCAAAGGTACTAATTCAGGTTGGAACAAGACCATTATGGGTTGCAGGGACTGATTCTTTTGTTAATGATATAATTGAGTTTACGGGTGGAGAAAATGTTATAAAGGGAAAAGGAGGTATTTACAGTATGGAAGAGATAATAAAATTAAATCCTGAAATAATCATTATAACAACTATGGGAATAGATACAGAGGAAGAAAAGAAAAACTGGAAGAAATACAATATGATAGATGCGGTAAAAAATGATAAAATTTTTGTAGTTGATAGTGATAAGATTTGCAGTCCCACTCCATTATCTTTTGTTGAAGTTGTTAAAGAATTAAGGAGGAGGACGGGGTTCGGAAATGATTGA
- a CDS encoding cob(I)yrinic acid a,c-diamide adenosyltransferase: MIEIYTGDGKGKTTAVIGLAIRARGHNLRVCYIYFHKNPEKWGYGEFKILEKIGVDIFVFAEKHTCFENVDREELRNECLKGLDFIRKILKEKKYDVVICDEILIPLRDGFLKEEEIIEMMEEKPENIELVLTGRGATEKIIEKADYVSEIKKIKHPYDKGIKARKGIEY, from the coding sequence ATGATTGAAATTTATACAGGAGATGGAAAAGGAAAGACAACAGCGGTAATTGGACTTGCGATAAGGGCAAGGGGCCATAATTTAAGGGTTTGTTATATATATTTCCATAAAAATCCAGAAAAATGGGGTTATGGAGAGTTTAAAATACTTGAAAAAATTGGAGTTGATATTTTTGTTTTTGCTGAAAAACATACCTGTTTTGAAAATGTGGATAGAGAAGAATTGAGGAATGAATGTTTAAAAGGGCTTGATTTTATAAGAAAAATTCTGAAAGAGAAAAAATATGATGTTGTTATATGTGATGAGATTTTGATTCCTTTAAGGGATGGATTTTTAAAGGAAGAGGAAATAATTGAAATGATGGAAGAAAAACCAGAAAATATTGAACTTGTTTTAACAGGTAGAGGGGCAACAGAAAAGATTATTGAAAAGGCAGATTATGTGAGTGAAATAAAAAAAATAAAACATCCATATGATAAGGGAATAAAAGCAAGGAAGGGGATTGAATATTGA